Proteins co-encoded in one Gracilimonas sediminicola genomic window:
- a CDS encoding class I SAM-dependent DNA methyltransferase, translating into MKTEKANIYTVLAELYDTLMKDVDYEMWADFIDEVIQTHHPDPVDVLELACGTGAISLNLAQLDEYELTATDLSAAMIEKARLKAAQQEVVVDFHTMDFRDIRSEDTYDIIFSVFDSVNYLHSKEEIHKMLDGCRNILNPGGLLIFDFSTPQNSLEAVDYLNNEEGSFGSNRYFRESRYEPGEHFHFNEFEIDKMADDGKTVLESYHEIHKQRIYSLKEMLSILEQTSYHQVAKYEGFDLVEADEKSTRVTMVLRCQKQQ; encoded by the coding sequence GTGAAGACTGAAAAAGCCAACATCTACACTGTATTGGCCGAGCTCTACGATACCCTGATGAAGGACGTAGATTACGAAATGTGGGCAGATTTTATTGATGAAGTAATCCAAACTCACCATCCAGATCCCGTTGACGTACTGGAACTGGCCTGTGGAACCGGTGCTATTTCCCTGAATCTCGCTCAACTTGATGAGTATGAGCTGACCGCTACCGATCTTTCTGCAGCTATGATCGAAAAGGCAAGACTAAAAGCGGCCCAACAGGAAGTAGTAGTCGATTTCCATACCATGGATTTCCGGGACATCAGAAGTGAGGATACCTATGATATTATCTTCTCGGTTTTCGACAGTGTGAATTACCTTCACTCCAAAGAAGAAATCCACAAAATGCTGGATGGATGCCGGAATATTCTGAATCCGGGTGGATTATTGATCTTCGACTTTTCTACTCCTCAGAACTCCCTGGAAGCTGTTGATTACCTCAATAATGAAGAAGGAAGCTTTGGCAGTAATCGATATTTCAGAGAAAGCCGGTATGAACCGGGAGAGCATTTTCACTTTAACGAATTTGAAATAGATAAGATGGCTGACGACGGCAAAACCGTTCTGGAAAGCTATCATGAAATTCACAAGCAGCGAATTTATTCACTCAAGGAAATGCTATCAATTTTGGAACAAACCTCCTATCATCAGGTAGCCAAATATGAGGGCTTTGATTTGGTGGAAGCAGACGAAAAAAGCACACGCGTAACGATGGTACTTCGATGTCAGAAACAGCAGTAA
- the pdxA gene encoding 4-hydroxythreonine-4-phosphate dehydrogenase PdxA, with protein MLNKEIPRIAISIGDFNGIGPEIILKSLSDLDLGTSTPVIISPKEIIASVLSYLPYDLDVNYSDDVTGLQTGTINVLSFAVDNLKMTPGIQSALSGKAAMQSIEQCIHLCMNHEVDAMVTAPISKEAVNLAGYEIPGHTEFLATQTGTNSVLMMLVSGDLRVALVTTHIPVKDVSEAITPDVIKEKVEILSSSLIHDFGITNPKIAVFGLNPHAGDGGVIGKEEIDVITPTLKMIREERKDITLHGPFPADGFFGQQLHKHHDAILAMYHDQGLAPFKLLSFGKGVNFTAGLPIIRTSPDHGTAFDIAGKGVANPSSFKEAYKQAVELANKQISED; from the coding sequence ATGCTTAATAAAGAAATACCACGCATAGCTATTTCGATTGGTGACTTTAACGGGATTGGTCCGGAGATCATCTTGAAGTCATTATCCGATTTGGATTTGGGAACATCCACTCCTGTGATCATTTCCCCGAAAGAGATCATAGCATCCGTTCTCTCCTACCTTCCTTATGATTTAGATGTTAATTATTCAGATGACGTCACCGGTTTACAGACGGGAACCATTAACGTTCTCAGCTTTGCTGTGGATAATCTGAAAATGACTCCGGGCATACAGTCTGCCCTAAGCGGCAAGGCAGCCATGCAATCTATTGAGCAATGCATTCATCTTTGCATGAACCATGAGGTAGATGCAATGGTAACCGCTCCCATATCCAAAGAGGCCGTGAACCTGGCCGGTTACGAAATTCCGGGACATACCGAATTCCTGGCCACCCAAACAGGTACCAATTCTGTGCTGATGATGCTGGTTAGCGGAGATCTTCGGGTAGCTTTGGTCACCACACATATACCGGTTAAAGATGTTTCAGAAGCCATCACACCGGATGTCATCAAAGAAAAAGTTGAGATTCTTTCCTCAAGCTTGATTCATGACTTTGGGATCACCAACCCTAAAATTGCCGTATTTGGGTTAAATCCCCATGCCGGTGATGGTGGTGTAATTGGCAAGGAAGAAATCGACGTTATTACTCCAACGCTCAAGATGATCAGAGAGGAACGAAAGGATATCACCCTTCATGGCCCATTCCCTGCTGATGGATTTTTCGGGCAACAGCTCCACAAACATCACGATGCAATTTTAGCCATGTATCACGATCAGGGACTGGCTCCGTTTAAACTGCTGTCTTTTGGTAAAGGGGTGAATTTTACGGCCGGACTTCCTATCATCCGCACTTCTCCGGATCATGGCACCGCCTTTGATATAGCAGGCAAAGGCGTAGCTAATCCATCTTCTTTTAAAGAAGCGTATAAACAGGCGGTTGAACTTGCAAACAAACAAATTAGTGAAGACTGA